Proteins from one Penicillium digitatum chromosome 2, complete sequence genomic window:
- a CDS encoding ABC multidrug transporter Mdr2 has protein sequence MRGARLPMSLALGVSPRQALKPHSSFTRDLISKARSSSLFSGDHNGLNRLYSTASGTLRDGANPLLLQNYSFKYTSSTSRIVSQARLLCSTPPLFQVKPAATSTHPTTQSALEPKEEVLEDKGFELSERAAQAAQVNLSARLAKEGASGKKSGFAEIWRLLKIARPESKALSFAFFFLLVSSSITMAVPFSIGKIMDAATKGITEGGGELFGMSMPMFYTALGGVLLLGAGANYGRIIILRIVGERIVARLRSKLFRQTIVQDAEFFDANRVGDLISRLSSDTIIVGKSITQNLSDGLRAAVSGAAGFGLMAYTSAKLSTILLVLLPPIGLGALFYGRAIRNLSRKIQKNLGSLTKIAEERLGNVKTSQSFAGEVIEVNRYNKQVRKIFELGKKESLISATFFSSTGLMGNMTILTLLYVGGGMVQSGAISIGQLTSFLMYTAYAGSSMFGLSSFYSELMKGVGAASRLFELQDRQPTIHPTKGLKVETARGPIRFENVMFCYPTRPAVKIFRELNFEIPQGSNVAIVGPSGGGKSTIASILLRFYSPTEGRVLINGQDIKEMNAKSLRRKIGVVSQEPVLFSGTIAENISYGMPRATRSEIIAAARKANCQFISDFPDGLDTHVGARGAQLSGGQKQRIAIARALIKEPDILILDEATSALDAESETLVNSALAALLRGNNTTISIAHRLSTIKRSDTIIVLGPDGKVAELGSYDELSSRPDGAFTKLMEWQMSGGEATSPPVKPIEVDQLWEFHKEESEPELEGDEVEEVEETALPKKD, from the exons ATGCGCGGTGCCAGGCTGCCTATGTCTCTGGCCTTGGGCGTCAGCCCACGGCAGGCTTTGAAACCACATAGCTCCTTTACCCGCGATCTAATATCCAAAGCGCGATCGTCATCTCTCTTCTCCGGCGACCACAATGGGCTGAACCGTCTCTACTCAACCGCCTCGGGTACACTCCGGGATGGTGCCAACCCACTCTTGCTTCAAAACTACAGCTTCAAATATACCTCTTCTACATCTCGCATTGTCTCCCAAGCACGCCTTTTATGTTCAACTCCTCCACTTTTCCAGGTGAAACCAGCCGCAACCTCCACACACCCAACTACCCAGTCAGCTCTAGAACCGAAAGAAGAAGTGTTGGAGGACAAGGGATTTGAATTGTCCGAGCGAGCAGCGCAGGCGGCGCAGGTCAATCTGAGCGCTAGGTTGGCTAAGGAAGGTGCATCGGGAAAGAAGTCCGGATTCGCAGAAATCTGGCGGCTTTTGAAGATCGCGCGCCCCGAATCCAAGGCCCTTAGTTTCGCCTTCTTTTTCCTCCTAGTCTCCTCATCGATCACAATGGCAGTTCCTTTCTCCATTGGTAAAATCATGGACGCTGCGACTAAAGGCATAACAGAAGGCGGCGGCGAATTGTTCGGCATGAGCATGCCTATGTTTTACACTGCTCTCGGTGGAGTCCTACTTCTCGGCGCTGGTGCAAACTATGGGCGCATCATCATTCTTCGAATTGTTGGTGAGCGAATTGTTGCCAGGCTACGCTCCAAGCTTTTCCGTCAAACGATTGTGCAAGATGCCGAGTTTTTTGATGCCAACCGCGTTGGCGATCTGATCTCGCGCCTTAGCTCCGACACTATAATTGTTGGCAAGAGTATCACACAGAACCTGTCTGATGGTCTACGAGCCGCTGTTAGCGGTGCAGCTGGATTTGGTCTGATGGCCTACACTAGTGCAAAGCTGTCCACTATCTTGCTTGTATTGCTTCCTCCAATTGGCCTCGGCGCTCTCTTTTACGGTCGAGCTATCAGGAATCTCAGTCGCAAAATCCAAAAGAACTTGGGATCGTTGACTAAGATTGCGGAAGAACGTCTAGGCAATGTCAAGACTAGTCAGTCGTTTGCCGGTGAAGTTATTGAAGTCAACCGGTACAACAAGCAAGTCCGCAAGATCTTCGAGCTTGGCAAAAAGGAGTCTCTGATTAGCGCGACCTTCTTCAGCTCG ACTGGCTTGATGGGCAATATGACCATTTTGACCTTGTTATATGTTGGTGGTGGGATGGTGCAGTCGGGAGCTATCAGCATCGGACAACTAACTTCGTTTCTAATGTACACTGCTTATGCAGGCTCCAGCATGTTTGGCCTCTCAAGCTTCTATTCAGAGCTGATGAAAGGTGTGGGTGCAGCAAGTCGACTCTTTGAGTTGCAAGATCGTCAACCCACAATTCACCCAACCAAAGGTCTCAAGGTTGAAACTGCCCGTGGACCCATTCGATTTGAGAATGTTATGTTCTGCTATCCCACCCGCCCTGCTGTGAAGATCTTCCGGGAACTGAACTTCGAGATCCCTCAAGGAAGTAACGTTGCGATCGTTGGACCATCTGGTGGAGGCAAATCTACCATTGCATCCATTTTGCTCCGGTTTTATAGCCCCACTGAGGGCCGGGTCTTGATCAACGGGCAAGATATCAAGGAAATGAATGCCAAGTCGCTTCGCAGAAAGATTGGTGTGGTTTCTCAGGAACCTGTCCTCTTCTCTGGAACAATCGCTGAGAACATCTCCTATGGCATGCCTCGGGCAACACGCTCAGAGATTATTGCTGCTGCACGCAAGGCCAACTGTCAATTCATCAGCGACTTT CCTGATGGACTTGATACTCACGTTGGAGCTCGTGGAGCTCAGTTGTCCGGTGGTCAGAAGCAGCGCATTGCCATTGCACGTGCCCTTATCAAAGAGCCTGATATTCTAATTCTGGATGAAGCCACTTCCGCCCTCGACGCCGAATCCGAGACTCTCGTCAACAGTGCGTTGGCCGCTCTGCTTCGCGGCAACAACACGACAATTAGCATTGCCCATCGTCTTTCCACCATTAAGCGCTCCGACACGATCATTGTCCTTGGCCCCGACGGCAAGGTCGCCGAGCTAGGCTCCTATGATGAGCTCAGTTCTCGCCCGGATGGTGCCTTTACAAAGCTCATGGAATGGCAAATGAGTGGTGGCGAAGCCACGTCACCTCCGGTCAAGCCTATTGAGGTAGACCAGCTTTGGGAGTTCCATAAGGAGGAGTCAGAGCCTGAGCTGGAGGGAGACGAGGTAGAAGAGGTAGAGGAGACAGCCTTGCCTAAGAAGGACTAA
- a CDS encoding Hsp90 co-chaperone Cdc37 encodes MVLDYSKWDSLELSDDSDIEVHPNVDKRSFIRAKQAQIHQQREQRRHEIKTLKYERIINEGLLSRIDKLLESLKKHEDSSASPDEFIFTTIMEFASKPAEDQAPTPPEGVYTHEPEQPKFSQMMSSLVDQVKKEIGDSKPDNIFTAYIQGVNGHLEKIQGLQKELFAKLAQLEKEEGAKITSDKLHEGFNQSHVSKTTEKEKAAIKTKESSVELLNPGAGSSAAKADDEGDNDDPADIEISPLAKKFAQLKPGDYKAYLNFISANPDIVAEKETDGLLVEAFNSQLKGQDDYARQCVHQGLLLQYCRSLGRDGIQLFFTRITTKDHRASTLFLNDVNDTYARIKTRSAELSKDGSASNDPAGVEQIQLHAVDPNTKITINLPAANSEDPTEIEVRKIFDAFPEDLQKALATESLDEVNKVLGKMSVEEAEVVVEQLGNGGMLSLEEGIVDATTEEGQKKLKELEGEGKQEVGEPGGDITELD; translated from the exons ATGGTCCTCGACTACAGCAAATGGGACTCCTTGGAGCTGTCCGACGACTCGGATATCGAAGTTCATCCCAATGTCGATAAGCGCTCTTTCATCCGAGCAAAGCAGGCTCAGATTCACCAGCAACGAGAGCAGCGTCGTCACGAAATCAAAACCTTGAAGTACGAGCGCATCATCAATGAGGGACTGCTTTCGCGTATTGATAAGCTTCTCGAGTCTCTCAAGAAGCACGAAGACTCGTCTGCTTCTCCCGATGAGTTCATTTTCACGACGATTATGGAGTTCGCAAGCAAGCCCGCCGAAGACCAGGCCCCTACCCCGCCGGAGGGAGTATACACACACGAGCCAGAACAGCCAAAGTTTTCCCAGATGATGAGCTCACTGGTGGATCAGGTGAAAAAGGAAATTGGCGATTCTAAGCCTGATAACATCTTCACGGCATATATTCAGGGCGTCAACGGACACTTGGAAAAGATTCAAGGACTCCAAAAGGAATTGTTCGCGAAGCTTGCACAGCTTGAGAAGGAGGAAGGCGCCAAAATTACCAGTGATAAGCTACATGAAGGTTTCAACCAATCACATGTGTCCAAAACTActgagaaggagaaggcgGCTATCAAAACAAAGGAGAGCTCCGTTGAGCTCCTGAACCCTGGTGCGGGAAGCTCCGCCGCCAAGGCCGATGATGAAGGCGATAATGATGACCCCGCCGATATCGAGATTAGCCCACTGGCAAAGAAGTTTGCTCAGCTCAAACCTGGAGACTACAAGGCCTATCTGAACTTCATCTCAGCGAACCCTGACATTGTCGCCGAGAAAGAGACCGACGGTCTACTTGTTGAGGCTTTCAACAGTCAGCTTAAGGGCCAAGATGACTATGCCCGCCAGTGCGTACATCAAGGTCTGCTTCTGCAATACTGCCGCTCGCTCGGTCGTGACGGTATTCAGCTGTTCTTCACTCG CATCACCACCAAGGATCACCGCGCATCCACCTTGTTCCTTAATGATGTCAATGACACTTACGCTCGCATCAAAACCCGCTCCGCTGAGCTCAGCAAGGATGGCTCAGCATCGAACGACCCTGCGGGCGTGGAGCAAATTCAGCTGCACGCTGTTGATCCCAACACCAAGATCACCATCAATTTGCCCGCCGCTAACAGCGAGGACCCCACTGAGATTGAGGTGCGCAAGATTTTCGACGCTTTCCCTGAGGACCTGCAAAAGGCACTGGCAACAGAGTCATTGGACGAAGTCAACAAGGTTCTCGGCAAAATGTCCGTCGAGGAGGCGGAGGTCGTTGTGGAGCAATTGGGCAATGGCGGCATGCTCAGCTTGGAGGAAGGAATCGTGGACGCCACGACAGAAGAGGGCCAGAAGAAACTGAAGGAGCTGGAAGGAGAGGGAAAGCAGGAAGTTGGTGAGCCTGGTGGTGATATAACCGAGCTTGACTAA
- a CDS encoding Clathrin light chain yields MDKLTAPEPAEQRGSEPTPATPVNTTSFYYQLFGSLNTSFDDHLLDSNVFIESYDSHRQSLTSMADRFPSLEDFSEGQTEVADIQATTDEDFLARERAALGEDAEQFATSQDHVAGGNVGAGDDDLLGGGDEPVEEIGLFESSFPSVATQNQNERVAPGGTITGSGSPFPRTGYQSAQEPEDEGDAVREWREKRDAEIARRAEISAEKKDNTVKKAQEDIDDFYVSYNNKADKNRSHARAEAEQFLANREDTSAGGTSWERIAKLVDVSGKGSAGGASGSGKERFRELLLDLRKDQEAPGSSGI; encoded by the exons ATGGATAAGCTTACCGCCCCAGAACCGGCAGAACAACGGGGCTCCGAGCCCACCCCGGCCACACCTGTCAACACTACTTCCTTCTACTATCAACTTTTTGGCTCCTTGAATACCTCTTTTGACGACCATCTCCTTGATTCCAACGTCTTTATTGAATCGTACGACAGTCATAGGCAATCTTTAACCAGCATGGCTGACCGTTTCCCTTCCCTAGAGGACTTCTCTGAGG GCCAGACCGAAGTAGCCGATATACAAGCTACCACCGATGAAGATTTCCTTGCCCGCGAGCGTGCTGCGCTCGGTGAAGATGCTGAGCAATTCGCTACTTCTCAAGACCACGTTGCCGGCGGGAATGTAGGCGCGGGGGATGACGACCTGCTCGGCGGAGGTGACGAACCCGTTGAGGAGATTGGCCTATTCGAATCATCTTTCCCCTCCGTTGCGACACAAAACCAGAATGAG CGCGTTGCTCCCGGTGGCACAATCACTGGCTCCGGCTCACCCTTCCCCCGCACCGGATATCAGAGCGCCCAGGAACCCGAGGATGAGGGAGATGCTGTGCG TGAATGGCGCGAGAAGCGTGATGCTGAGATCGCCCGCCGTGCAGAGATCTCCGCCGAAAAGAAGGACAATACCGTCAAGAAGGCACAGGAGGATATTGACGACTTCTACGTTTCCTACAACAACAAGGCTGACAAGAACCGCTCCCACGCCCGCGCCGAGGCCGAACAGTTTCTTGCCAATCGGGAGGATACCTCTGCCGGTGGCACAAGCTGGGAGCGCATTGCTAAGCTGGTTGATGTATCGGGCAAGGGCTCCGCGGGCGGTGCCAGCGGCTCCGGAAAGGAGCGTTTCCGCGAATTGTTGCTCGACCTCCGAAAAGACCAGGAGGCTCCCGGCTCAAGCGGAATCTAG
- a CDS encoding RNA polymerase II, large subunit, CTD, giving the protein MAFTDDAVKAKLSALNDSQESIVTVAQWVMFHRRHAERTVQIWLQKIRDSPPPKRLNLIYLANEVAQQSKVRGKNDFLIALSPIIVDATSAAYKGSSNEYQQRIRRVVEVWRQRNVFDGAILDAVEARVDDLDKARPTNKKQTLGGSFFKDTSSGSTPSELQPLNPLQIALNKAVINSNTSATTATSEFDKLLDPNTPKPTLPVHAARLSSLLKTLANAENSVSEVIKSRRALIDGLEKILQTNRAELSREEALSAGLSEKKTSVDTKKREVEDAIMRALPSEESRTNPGEHSGHDNAFSRPEVEALTPPPVEAITPVGSPQPEKQQVRRGPFTEEADDDISEWNPMNIPDMQQSGNGTAISDQSTTSPHHGNDFDNASDGHAKRRKISHGEEDYAAFAAGDLDADVADLLATQGKH; this is encoded by the exons ATGGCTTTCACTGATGACGCTGTCAAAGCAAAGCTATCAGCTCTGAATGACTCGCAGGAGAGCATTGTCACTGTTGCGCAATGGGTTATGTTCCACAG ACGCCATGCTGAACGGACTGTACAAATTTGGCTACAAAAGATTCGCGACTCGCCGCCTCCTAAGCGACTCAACCTGATCTACCTGGCCAATG AGGTGGCCCAACAATCTAAAGTACGCGGGAAAAATGATTTCCTCATTGCGCTATCTCCG ATAATTGTCGATGCTACGTCAGCAGCTTACAAAGGATCGTCAAATGAATACCAACAAAGGATTCGCCGAGTCGTGGAGGTCTGGAGACAACGCAACGTATTTGATGGAGCTATTTTGGATGCAGTTGAAGCTCGTGTGGACG ACCTCGACAAAGCTCGCCCTACAAACAAGAAGCAAACCCTCGGAGGCTCCTTCTTCAAGGACACTTCTTCGGGATCCACCCCGTCCGAACTACAGCCTCTCAACCCGTTGCAGATTGCTCTCAACAAGGCTGTCATCAACTCAAATACTTCCGCCACAACCGCTACTTCGGAGTTCGATAAACTTCTTGATCCCAATACCCCGAAGCCTACACTGCCAGTTCACGCTGCACGGCTAAGTTCACTCTTGAAGACGCTCGCCAACGCAGAAAACTCCGTCTCCGAGGTAATCAAATCGCGCCGCGCCTTGATCGATGGACTTGAAAAGATCCTGCAGACCAACCGCGCAGAGCTATCGAGGGAAGAGGCCCTTAGTGCTGGACTCTCGGAGAAGAAAACCTCAGTCGATACCAAGAAGCGCGAGGTCGAGGATGCGATTATGCGCGCTCTACCCAGTGAAGAGTCCCGCACAAACCCCGGCGAACACAGTGGACACGACAACGCATTCAGCCGCCCTGAAGTCGAGGCATTGACGCCTCCCCCGGTGGAAGCTATTACGCCAGTGGGATCCCCACAGCCAGAAAAGCAACAGGTTCGCCGTGGCCCTTTTACTGAAGAGGCGGACGACGACATCTCAGAATGGAACCCTATGAACATCCCTGACATGCAGCAGTCAGGCAACGGGACTGCCATCTCGGATCAATCTACTACTTCTCCGCACCATGGCAATGACTTTGATAATGCCTCCGATGGCCATGCAAAGAGGCGCAAGATCTCGCACGGCGAGGAGGACTATGCGGCTTTTGCGGCCGGCGATCTAGATGCCGATGTGGCTGACCTGCTTGCCACTCAGGGCAAACACTAA
- a CDS encoding SNARE complex subunit (Tlg2), putative, whose amino-acid sequence MWRDRTNLYLSYRQSLIHHPAKKPHFTPTNGFSDTPSHPEENRRLISETEEDGDMVIEMDLLPPRWVDVQEEVSELLSEIAQKSAQLDKLHQKHLLPGFGDEELRKKDEGVIERLTQDVTRSFHDCQRSIMRIETMVGESKAHGGVTSGEETMAKNIQISLAARVQEASARFRKKQSTYLRKLRDLEGIATPFDGTPTPLTQNPYTDPSMMESDADRSFSQTMLQETSQRQTGQNDAAIAQREREINDIAKGIIELSDIFRELQSMIIDQGTMLDRIDYNVERMGTEVKAADKELKVATGYQQRTTKRKIMLLLLLVVVGMIILLVVKPKRSRSAPPPPPPPPPPPEDESSNNIRSVFAYRGRRHRLSNRFARDRWMDPDIFR is encoded by the exons ATGTGGCGGGATCGTACCAACCT CTACCTCTCCTACCGCCAATCCCTAATTCACCACCCAGCCAAAAAGCCGCACTTCACACCCACAAATGGCTTCTCCGACACGCCCTCACACCCTGAAGAAAACAGGCGCCTAATATCCGAAACAGAAGAGGATGGCGACATGGTCATCGAGATGGATCTCCTCCCGCCGCGCTGGGTCGACGTGCAGGAAGAGGTCTCCGAATTGTTATCCGAGATCGCCCAGAAATCCGCCCAGCTCGACAAACTACACCAGAAACACCTGCTCCCAGGATTCGGCGATGAGGAGCTGCGCAAAAAGGATGAGGGCGTTATCGAGCGCTTGACGCAGGATGTCACGCGCTCCTTTCATGATTGCCAGCGCTCCATCATGCGCATAGAGACTATGGTCGGCGAGTCCAAGGCGCATGGCGGTGTTACGAGTGGGGAGGAGACTATGGCGAAGAACATTCAGATTTCACTTGCTGCGAGGGTGCAGGAGGCTAGTGCTAGGTTTAGGAAGAAGCAGAGTACTTATTTGCGGA AATTGCGAGATCTAGAGGGTATTGCGACGCCATTCGATGGCACGCCTACGCCTCTTACCCAAAATCCATACACGGACCCGTCGATGATGGAGTCAGATGCCGATAGGTCCTTTTCGCAGACGATGTTGCAGGAGACCTCACAACGACAGACCGGTCAGAATGATGCTGCTATTGCGCAGCGGGAGCGCGAAATCAACGATATTGCAAAAGGGATTATTGAGCTCTCGGATATTTTCCGTGAACTGCAGAGCATGATCATCGACCAAGGCACCATGCTGGATCGTATAGATTACAACGTTGAGCGGATGGGCACCGAGGTTAAGGCTGCGGACAAGGAGCTGAAAGTG GCTACGGGTTATCAACAGCGAACGACCAAGCGCAAGATCATGCTACTTCTCCTGCTGGTCGTGGTGGGAATGATCATTTTGCTGGTTGTGAAACCAAAGAGGAGCCGTTCAGCGCCACCGCCaccgccaccaccaccacctcctccAGAGGATGAATCTTCGAACAATATCCGCTCTGTGTTTGCTTACCGGGGGCGAAGACATCGGTTATCGAACCGCTTCGCGCGAGATCGGTGGATGGATCCGGATATATTCCGATGA
- a CDS encoding Putative Calmodulin, whose product MADSLTEEQVSEYKEAFSLFDKDGDGQITTKELGTVMRSLGQNPSESELQDMINEVDADNNGTIDFPEFLTMMARKMKDTDSEEEIREAFKVFDRDNNGFISAAELRHVMTSIGEKLTDDEVDEMIREADQDGDGRIDYNEFVQLMMQK is encoded by the exons ATG GCTGATTCCCTCACCGAAGAGCAAGTGTCCGAGTACAAGGAGGCCTTCTCCCTCTTT GACAAGGATGGCGATG GACAAATCACTACCAAGGAGCTTGGCACCGTCATGCGCTCGCTGGGCCAGAACCCCTCCGAGTCTGAGTTGCAGGATATGATCAACGAGGTTGACGCTGACAACAACGGCACCATTGACTTCCCCG AATTCCTTACCATGATGGCTCGCAAGATGAAGGACACCGATTCCGAGGAGGAAATTCGCGAGGCATTCAAGGTCTTCGATCGCGATAACAACGGCTTCATTTCTGCCGCCGAGTTGCGCCACGTCATGACTTCCATCGGCGAGAAGCTGACCGACGACGAGGTGGACGAGATGATCCGCGAGGCGGACCAGGATGGTGATGGCCGGATCGACT ACAACGAGTTCGTTCAGCTCATGATGCAAAAATAA
- a CDS encoding Mediator complex, subunit Med20: MPITGVYFIPSNPNASTALQTILERLRAAFPNEELTPIGRWGLEQKLLRDTPGLLPSSSNSNQKPPNPRYMQFLSLTHYPTHGFIITSGPEKPTPASNKIQNQTQNQGASGPANAIAPDQSPSPPMVMTTIPPSSYGTLFQHFTYACQPSWSHRLTLAVPNGIVYEVGDFRVRLGDVRQTFPMARVRGTVVEIEWRGPSVVEAIPVDREDGSFSAGVGVGAGGGGDVDSDAVGIDLSSSAIEESDIDTEYAATASLIREFWGRLGVEAREAILIPNIGMEVKDRLRRWKKARSGIDARVDTGVDGAGSVVGERAENDPDPWSGADVARQFMEVLRFNR, from the exons ATGCCTATCACAGG CGTCTACTTCATTCCCTCAAATCCAAACGCCTCAACAGCCCTCCAAACAATATTAGAGCGCCTCCGCGCCGCTTTCCCAAATGAAGAACTAACCCCAATCGGCCGCTGGGGCCTGGAACAAAAGCTCCTCCGCGACACCCCAGGCTTACTCCCTTCTTCCTCCAACTCAAACCAAAAACCCCCAAATCCACGCTATATGCAATTCCTCTCTTTGACCCACTACCCAACCCATGGCTTCATAATCACCTCGGGGCCCGAGAAACCCACCCCAGCATCAAACAAAATCCAAAACCAAACCCAGAACCAAGGCGCGTCCGGCCCCGCCAATGCCATCGCGCCAGACCAGTCCCCCTCCCCGCCAATGGTCATGACTACTATCCCCCCTTCCTCATATGGGACCCTCTTTCAGCATTTTACTTACGCTTGCCAACCGTCCTGGAGCCACCGGCTCACATTAGCTGTCCCCAACGGGATCGTCTATGAGGTTGGTGACTTCCGCGTGCGTCTTGGTGACGTGCGACAGACGTTCCCGATGGCGCGAGTGCGTGGTACGGTTGTTGAGATTGAGTGGCGTGGACCATCGGTTGTGGAGGCCATTCCGGTAGATCGGGAGGATGGATCGTTTAgtgctggtgttggtgtTGGTGCTGGGGGGGGTGGTGATGTGGATAGTGACGCTGTGGGTATCGACCTCTCTAGCTCTGCGATTGAGGAGTCTGATATCGATACTGAGTATGCGGCGACTGCGTCGCTGATTCGGGAATTTTGGGGGAGATTGGGTGTCGAGGCTCGAGAGGCCATTCTTATTCCAAATATTGGGATGGAGGTTAAGGATCGGCTGAGGAGGTGGAAGAAGGCTAGGTCTGGGATTGATGCGAGGGTTGATACTGGTGTTGATGGGGCTGGCTCCGTGGTTGGTGAGCGTGCCGAGAATGATCCTGATCCGTGGTCTGGAGCAGATGTTGCGAGGCAGTTTATGGAGGTTTTACGGTTTAACAGATAG
- a CDS encoding Class I alpha-mannosidase, whose product MYNRHKTRPISTAFFLIVATYFFFFWLPRIQTYQGRPTKPISRKDHTVRHDAIRLDKVTERFPVAEYIPLPKSSAKIPRIQHDFPEETRSERKARLKKRDAVKEAFLHSWNGYKDHAWMRDEVKPRTGGYQDTFNGWGATLVDSLDALVIMGLDDELQLALEALEEIDFKTTKSKHVPVFEIIIRYMGGFIAAHDLTEGKHPILLRKAVELGEMIFNAFDTHNRMPQVRWEWTRSAQGKEITPSSRTSLAEMGSLTMEFTRLTQLTGDPKYYDAVQRIMNELEIGQDKTRMPGMWPTWIDTDRMTFDDSEFTVGGCADSTYEYLPKEHILLGAQTDKYRRMYEKAIITFNENLLFRGMTQDEDQHILFTANVVAMRGDTKTFQYTPDHLKCFMGGTVAIGAKVFNRPEDMYVARGLTDGCVWAYDVMPTGIMPEVFNVTPCEHIDECPWDEEQWMSDVISHSIDTEEDREKAENHIEAEHLPPGITSVQDASYKLRPEALESLFVMYRITGDKTLQDSAWRMFKNIDKATRTKFGHSSINDVRHVKPKHEDKMESFWLAETLKYLYLIFSEPDHISLDDYVLSTEAHPFKRPN is encoded by the exons ATGTATAACAGACACAAAACCCGACCTATATCAACTGCATTCTTTCTCATTGTCGCAACatactttttcttcttctggctCCCTAGGATTCAAACTTACCAAGGTCGCCCAACAAAGCCAATCTCCAGAAAGGACCACACCGTTCGGCATGATGCCATTCGTCTAGATAAAGTCACCGAGCGATTCCCCGTTGCAGAGTACATCCCACTGCCCAAGAGTTCAGCGAAAATCCCCCGCATCCAGCATGACTTTCCCGAAGAAACCCGCAGCGAACGTAAGGCCAGACTCAAGAAGCGGGATGCTGTGAAGGAAGCGTTTCTTCATTCATGGAATGGATATAAGGATCATGCATGGATGCGCGATGAAGTGAAACCCCGCACTGGAGGGTACCAGGATACCTTCAATGGCTGGGGTGCCACACTTGTTGATTCGCTAGATGCGCTAGTGATTATGGGACTAGACGATGAGCTGCAGCTGGCTCTGGAGGCTCTGGAAGAAATCGATTTTAAAACAACCAAGAGCAAGCATGTGCCTGTCTTTGAGATCATCATTCGCTACATGGGTGGTTTTATTGCTGCTCATGACTTGACCGAGGGCAAGCATCCTATCCTGCTGAGAAAAGCGGTTGAACTGGGAGAGATGATTTTCAATGCGTTTGATACGCATAACCGCATGCCCCAAGTGCGTTGGGAGTGGACTAG ATCCGCCCAAGGCAAAGAAATCACACCATCATCCCGCACAAGCCTAGCGGAAATGGGATCCTTGACAATGGAGTTCACTCGCCTGACTCAATTGACCGGTGATCCCAAGTACTACGACGCCGTGCAGCGTATCATGAACGAGCTCGAGATAGGACAAGACAAAACCCGGATGCCTGGCATGTGGCCGACCTGGATTGATACCGACCGAATGACCTTTGACGACTCCGAATTCACCGTTGGCGGATGTGCTGATTCCACATACGAGTACTTGCCCAAAGAGCACATTCTCCTGGGCGCACAGACGGACAAATATCGCCGGATGTACGAAAAGGCCATTATCACATTCAACGAGAATCTACTATTCAGAGGAATGACCCAGGACGAGGATCAACACATTCTCTTCACGGCTAATGTTGTCGCAATGCGGGGTGACACGAAGACCTTCCAGTACACGCCTGACCACCTCAAGTGCTTCATGGGTGGCACCGTGGCTATTGGGGCTAAGGTTTTTAATCGGCCGGAGGATATGTATGTTGCCCGGGGACTTACCGACGGCTGTGTCTGGGCATACGATGTTATGCCTACGGGGATCATGCCAGAGGTGTTCAACGTCACTCCTTGCGAGCACATTGATGAGTGTCCGTGGGATGAAGAGCAGTGGATGTCAGATGTTATATCACACTCTATTGATACTGAGGAGGACCGCGAGAAAGCAGAAAACCACATAGAGGCTGAACATCTACCACCAGGCATAACTAGTGTTCAAGATGCTTCGTATAAGCTCAG ACCCGAAGCTCTTGAGTCCCTGTTTGTCATGTATCGGATCACTGGAGATAAAACTCTCCAGGACTCTGCATGGCGCATGTTTAAGAACATTGATAAGGCAACTCGAACTAAATTTGGCCATTCGTCGATCAACGATGTGCGTCACGTAAAACCGAAACATGAGGACAAAATGGAAAGCTTTTGGCTTGCCGAGACCTTGAAGTACCTCTATCTCATCTTTTCTGAGCCAGATCACATAAGTCTGGACGATTATGTGCT GAGCACCGAAGCCCATCCGTTCAAGCGGCCAAACTGA